One segment of Kogia breviceps isolate mKogBre1 chromosome 14, mKogBre1 haplotype 1, whole genome shotgun sequence DNA contains the following:
- the ZNF597 gene encoding zinc finger protein 597: MASTLPTTGAQGPVLFEDLAVYFSQEECVSLHPAQRSRSRDTPQECLEDMALMGGEGKIEINQKLRLESMGLEELALEKYSIAVPLVYYPEKSSEHGVGNLERKMSGRTPACKKRFISLLVTIENHTPLIELSQCLGARALSEILEFPGEEAKNSYKCPECDQSFSDSSYLVLHQEMHSGEKKYKCGDCGKIFNHRTNLRTHQRIHTGEKPYKCAECGSSFRQHSHLSRHMNIHVKEKPYTCVICGRGFMWLPGLAQHQKTHTAKKACGKYFGQKTNLALPEKRHRSASQHPCSPSEKCFGQPSHLALPEWGHEDNPEHCSDCGENLLSLSKFEPLKCPECSMTFLRISELISHQSIHRGEKPHKCKPCAESFISDSELACHQKNHTGEPFKCTVCGKSFRLKTHLIAHQQTHAQNTT, encoded by the exons ATGGCATCCACACTCCCTACAACCGGGGCCCAG GGGCCAGTGCTATTTGAGGACCTGGCTGTATATTTTTCTCAAGAGGAGTGTGTGAGTCTGCACCCTGCCCAGAGGTCCCGCAGCAGAGACACGCCACAGGAGTGTTTGGAGGATATGGCCTTGATGG GAGGAGAAGGCAAGATTGAGATTAATCAAAAGCTAAGGCTAGAATCTATGGGACTTGAAGAGCTTGCCCTAGAAAAATACTCCATTGCTGTGCCCCTTGTTTATTACCCAGAAAAATCCTCTGAGCATGGAGTTGGAAACCTTGAAAGGAAAATGTCAGGTAGAACTCCTGCTTGCAAGAAAAGGTTCATAAGCCTTTTAGTTACCATTGAAAACCACACCCCTTTGATAGAACTATCTCAGTGTTTAGGAGCCAGAGCACTTTCTGAAATTCTTGAATTTCCCGGGGAAGAAGCCAAAAATTCATACAAGTGTCCTGAATGTGACCAAAGCTTCAGTGATAGTTCATACCTTGTTTTGCATCAGGAAATGCATTCAGGAGAGAAAAAGTATAAATGTGGTGACTGtgggaagattttcaatcacagaaCCAACTTGAGAACACACCAGAGAATCCACACCGGCGAGAAACCATATAAGTGTGCCGAGTGCGGCAGCAGCTTCCGCCAGCACTCACATCTGTCTCGGCACATGAATATCCATGTAAAGGAGAAACCCTACACCTGTGTCATATGTGGAAGAGGTTTCATGTGGCTCCCAGGATTGGCACAACATCAGAAAACCCACACTGCGAAAAAAGCCTGTGGTAAATATTTTGGTCAGAAAACAAATCTGGCTTTGCCTGAGAAAAGGCACAGGTCAGCCAGCCAGCACCCATGCAGTCCGAGCGAGAAATGCTTTGGGCAGCCCTCGCACTTGGCCCTCCCCGAGTGGGGCCACGAGGATAACCCTGAACACTGCAGTGATTGCGGGGAAAATTTGCTTTCGTTATCAAAATTCGAACCCTTAAAGTGTCCTGAGTGTTCGATGACCTTTCTTCGTATCTCTGAGCTTATCTCCCATCAAAGCATTCACAGAGGGGAAAAGCCCCACAAATGCAAACCCTGTGCCGAAAGTTTTATTTCGGACTCAGAGCTTGCATGCCATCAGAAGAACCACACAGGAGAACCTTTTAAATGTACCGTGTGTGGGAAAAGTTTCAGGTTGAAAACACATCTCATTGCCCATCAGCAAACCCATGCACAAAACACCACGTAA